A single genomic interval of Streptomyces showdoensis harbors:
- a CDS encoding PP2C family protein-serine/threonine phosphatase: MSTPRAPKVAGIDSVVSLPPHTAAVPQPPGPAVSAPPGPTDGPLQDRLAGWVSDLTLLHELTESLIRTGCLDDALHELLRAGATLVGARRGMAVLEPADGLGPAATVGLGLAHADLGTIETVPRSVTSYGRILDGLDPLPEGSLPRPIAIPDLRGEEDLDPRHREVAARLGYAASYALPLATEQAGRLGAVVWLYDEPAEPVERQRHLVQLYGRFATEHLARLLEVERARARVATVAEELLPSRLPRVPGVQLAARHLTGPRGGGDWYDALPLPEGALGLAVGSVTGAGPSALAAMGRLRASLRAYAVMEGEDPVAVLSDLELLLRLTEPARSATALFAYCEPQARRIVLAGAGHTPPLVVGEQRTEYVETSLSAPLGMLACWEAPSVELSPQPGETVLLYTDGLLRRTGEPMDRAFARLHAAAAGVPKADRADPGAVADHVLRTVLPEGPGGPGGPGGPGAADEDVVLLAARFE; this comes from the coding sequence ATGAGTACGCCGCGTGCGCCGAAAGTGGCCGGAATCGATTCCGTTGTTTCCCTTCCCCCGCACACTGCGGCCGTTCCTCAGCCGCCGGGGCCCGCCGTGTCCGCCCCGCCGGGCCCGACCGACGGCCCGCTCCAGGACCGCCTGGCCGGCTGGGTCTCGGACCTCACCCTCCTCCATGAACTGACCGAGTCCCTGATCAGGACCGGATGCCTCGACGACGCCCTGCACGAGCTGCTGCGCGCCGGAGCCACCCTGGTGGGAGCCCGCCGCGGGATGGCCGTCCTCGAACCCGCCGACGGTCTCGGCCCGGCCGCCACCGTCGGTCTCGGCCTCGCCCACGCCGACCTCGGCACCATCGAGACCGTGCCGCGCAGCGTCACCTCCTACGGACGCATCCTCGACGGGCTCGACCCGTTGCCGGAGGGCTCGCTGCCCCGCCCGATCGCCATCCCCGACCTGCGCGGCGAGGAGGACCTCGACCCGCGCCACCGCGAGGTCGCCGCCCGCCTCGGCTACGCCGCCAGCTACGCGCTGCCGCTGGCCACCGAGCAGGCCGGCCGGCTCGGCGCCGTCGTCTGGCTCTACGACGAGCCCGCGGAGCCCGTCGAGCGCCAGCGCCACCTCGTCCAGCTGTACGGCAGGTTCGCCACCGAGCACCTGGCCCGCCTCCTGGAGGTCGAGCGGGCCCGCGCCCGGGTCGCCACCGTCGCCGAGGAACTGCTGCCCAGCCGCCTCCCCCGGGTCCCCGGCGTCCAGCTCGCCGCCCGCCACCTCACCGGCCCCCGGGGCGGCGGCGACTGGTACGACGCGCTGCCGCTGCCCGAGGGCGCCCTCGGGCTGGCCGTCGGCTCCGTCACGGGCGCCGGGCCGAGCGCCCTGGCCGCCATGGGACGGCTGCGCGCCTCGCTGCGCGCGTACGCGGTGATGGAGGGCGAGGACCCGGTCGCCGTCCTCTCCGACCTGGAACTGCTGCTCCGGCTGACCGAGCCCGCGCGCTCGGCGACCGCGCTCTTCGCCTACTGCGAGCCGCAGGCCCGCCGGATCGTGCTCGCCGGAGCCGGCCACACCCCGCCCCTGGTCGTCGGCGAACAGCGCACCGAGTACGTCGAGACCTCGCTCTCCGCCCCGCTGGGCATGCTGGCCTGCTGGGAGGCGCCGAGCGTGGAGCTCTCCCCGCAGCCCGGAGAAACGGTGCTGCTGTACACGGACGGGCTGCTCCGGCGCACCGGCGAGCCCATGGACCGGGCCTTCGCCCGGCTGCACGCCGCCGCCGCGGGCGTACCGAAGGCGGACCGGGCCGATCCGGGCGCCGTCGCCGATCACGTGCTGCGGACCGTACTGCCCGAGGGACCGGGCGGACCCGGCGGACCGGGCGGTCCGGGTGCCGCGGACGAGGACGTCGTGCTGCTCGCCGCGCGTTTCGAGTGA
- a CDS encoding ATP-binding protein, translating into MSIWWSLHLRREAASVPLARRLLLGTMETAGVDPDVSYELSVALTEACANAVEHGGTVDRGEGSQAYRVTAYLDGETCRIEVADSGPGFAPAPERRPAAPDAENGRGLRLIEELADHVHFGRTGRGGALVSFDKIIKWRPDAPLALT; encoded by the coding sequence ATGAGCATCTGGTGGTCCCTGCATCTGCGGCGCGAGGCTGCGAGCGTGCCGCTCGCCCGGCGGCTGCTGCTCGGCACGATGGAGACCGCGGGCGTCGACCCGGACGTGTCGTACGAGCTGTCGGTGGCCCTGACCGAGGCGTGCGCCAACGCCGTCGAGCACGGCGGCACGGTGGACCGGGGCGAGGGTTCGCAGGCGTACCGGGTCACCGCCTATCTCGACGGCGAGACCTGTCGCATCGAGGTGGCCGACTCGGGCCCCGGCTTCGCCCCGGCCCCCGAGCGGCGTCCGGCGGCGCCCGACGCCGAGAACGGGCGGGGGCTGCGGCTGATCGAGGAGCTCGCCGACCACGTCCACTTCGGGCGTACCGGCCGGGGCGGCGCGCTGGTCAGCTTCGACAAGATCATCAAGTGGCGCCCGGACGCCCCGCTGGCGCTGACCTGA
- a CDS encoding aminopeptidase P family protein: protein MADELTPDTPETPEESEEQAIKQRKNGLYPGVSDELAENMRSGWADTELHDLAPIAQAGHTADRRAALSARFPGERLVIPAGNLKTRSNDTEYGFRASTEYAYLTGDQTHDGVLVLEPSEDGHQATIYLLPRSNRENGEFWLDGMGELWVGRRNSLAEAEQLLGIPAKDVRELPERLKEATGPVRNVRGHDAGIEAALTDKVTAERDEELRVFLSEARLVKDAFEVAELQKACDSTARGFEDVVKVLDKAEATSERYIEGTFFLRARVEGNDVGYGSICASGPHACTLHWVRNDGPVRSGDLLLLDAGVETTELYTADVTRTLPVNGRYTEIQRKIYDAVYEAQEAGIAAVKPGASYRDFHDAAQRVLAEKLVEWGLVEGPAERVLELGLQRRWTLHGTGHMLGMDVHDCAAARTEAYVDCTLEPGMCLTVEPGLYFQADDLTVPEEYRGIGVRIEDDILVTEDGNRNLSAALPRRSDEVEAWMAGLKG, encoded by the coding sequence GTGGCCGATGAGCTCACGCCGGACACCCCGGAGACCCCGGAGGAGTCCGAAGAGCAGGCGATCAAGCAGCGGAAGAACGGCCTGTACCCGGGCGTCTCCGACGAGCTCGCCGAGAACATGCGGTCCGGCTGGGCCGACACCGAGCTGCACGACCTGGCGCCGATCGCCCAGGCCGGGCACACCGCCGACCGTCGCGCCGCGCTGTCCGCCCGCTTCCCGGGCGAGCGCCTGGTGATCCCGGCCGGCAACCTGAAGACCCGGTCCAACGACACCGAGTACGGCTTCCGCGCCTCCACCGAGTACGCGTACCTCACCGGTGACCAGACCCACGACGGCGTGCTCGTCCTGGAGCCGTCCGAGGACGGCCACCAGGCCACGATCTACCTGCTGCCCCGCTCCAACCGCGAGAACGGCGAGTTCTGGCTGGACGGCATGGGCGAGCTGTGGGTCGGCCGCCGCAACTCCCTCGCCGAGGCCGAGCAGCTGCTCGGGATCCCGGCGAAGGACGTCCGCGAGCTGCCCGAGCGGCTCAAGGAGGCCACCGGCCCGGTCCGCAACGTGCGCGGCCACGACGCCGGCATCGAGGCCGCGCTGACCGACAAGGTCACCGCCGAGCGCGACGAGGAGCTGCGCGTCTTCCTCTCCGAGGCCCGCCTCGTGAAGGACGCCTTCGAGGTCGCCGAGCTCCAGAAGGCCTGCGACTCCACCGCCCGCGGCTTCGAGGACGTCGTCAAGGTCCTCGACAAGGCCGAGGCGACCAGCGAGCGCTACATCGAGGGCACCTTCTTCCTGCGCGCCCGGGTCGAGGGCAACGACGTCGGCTACGGCTCCATCTGCGCCTCCGGCCCGCACGCCTGCACCCTGCACTGGGTCCGCAACGACGGCCCGGTCCGCTCCGGCGACCTGCTGCTGCTCGACGCCGGCGTGGAGACCACCGAGCTCTACACCGCCGACGTCACCCGCACCCTGCCGGTCAACGGCCGGTACACGGAGATCCAGCGCAAGATCTACGACGCGGTGTACGAGGCCCAGGAGGCCGGCATCGCCGCGGTGAAGCCGGGCGCCTCCTACCGCGACTTCCACGACGCGGCCCAGCGCGTGCTGGCCGAGAAGCTGGTCGAGTGGGGCCTCGTCGAGGGCCCGGCCGAGCGCGTCCTGGAGCTGGGCCTGCAGCGCCGCTGGACCCTGCACGGCACCGGCCACATGCTCGGCATGGACGTCCACGACTGCGCCGCCGCGCGCACCGAGGCGTACGTCGACTGCACGCTGGAGCCGGGCATGTGCCTGACCGTCGAGCCGGGTCTCTACTTCCAGGCCGACGACCTGACCGTGCCCGAGGAGTACCGGGGCATCGGCGTCCGGATCGAGGACGACATCCTGGTCACCGAGGACGGCAACCGGAACCTCTCGGCCGCGCTGCCGCGCCGCTCCGACGAGGTCGAGGCGTGGATGGCCGGCCTGAAGGGCTGA